Within the Enoplosus armatus isolate fEnoArm2 chromosome 9, fEnoArm2.hap1, whole genome shotgun sequence genome, the region ACAGTACTCTGATATAGATCTCTTTcgacacaaatatacacaacatGAGACAACAGCACGCACTCATACAACATCTTTGTTACACAGCGTCTGCAAGGGTGAGCCCACAATCTCAGAAACACATACCAGATCTGGTTGCCGTGGGCACAGTGATAGCATTGCCCGTATGTAAACACAAATCTCTGAACACCAATACAGAAGATGCATCTATCAATGCACACCAGCACATGTGGAATGACACAGTAAATATACAACTCTCCAGAATGATCTCTTTATCCATTTCACATCAAAAAAAACGCTAATTATCTGCGCGGCtcgagaagaaaaacaaactgtaaacaaaagcaATATTTAAAAGTCTTTTTGTCCCTTGGTTGTAAAAGTGGTGGAAGCTTGCTGATGAGCCTTTTCACCACAAGGAATGAACATGCAGCGTTGTCATTCAAGCAGCTGATGGGAAGAGGGGGGACAGTGGGGAGACGGACagcggggaggagggggaggtttGTGCCGAGAACCTAACTTGAtcaacactcaacacaaagacaaaatgggCAAAGTTGTTTAAACTTTAAAGTCAAACAGGTTGCAGTCGATCTTGTAGTAGACGTAAGGATAATACTCCTGCTGGCTCAGGTTTAGGCCTGGGATGTCCATCGCAGACTGAAAGCAGACAGCACAggctgttagtgtgtgtgtgtgtgtgtgtgtgtgtgtgtgtgtgagcggccGTTTCCAATACTAAGAAGAGAGCACCACCTATATGAGCTCTGAGGGAAACACCACCGCATTGAGTGCttagaggaaaaaacaaaacaaatcaaatttaatcTTAAAAAAGGCTGCGATATTAATCGATACagatttttacattcattatttGTTCACAGCATAGGCTGCATATAAAGAGGTTGTAGTTGTTGTCTTCATTTGCAGTAACCAGCTATGGCCATGAGAAGGAGCACCTGTTATTCTCTGACACtgatggaggagaagcagagattGCAGCAGTAGAGACTCATCGGTATGTCCCAAATCTAAATTACTGTACATACTAATTCTATATAGAATGTACTACACATTATCGCCATAGtatactgtttttgcagttagtatacaacaaaaaaatcaacatactTTACCATCTTATACTAATAGGAAATGATTCAATATGAGTCTTTGGACTGTGACTGTGACTTGGAATGTCAATTCAATGTTTCTTTTCCAGCTGTGAGAAGCTCCCTCCATTacctttgtgcattgcattgtgggagaatagtgCCCAACGACAGCACACTCAAATCTAAAATAACTGCAAAGGATTGTATTCATGTATATTGGAAAAGCCAAAACACATTAACGTATTTTCGCATAAAGAAGTAAAAGTTTGAGATACTTAatatcatgtttttatataagTCATGGAGGTATTGTATGTTATAATATGTTGTAGtgtatttatcatttcagtTATGGTTTAAATACTTACTGAGAAAATATATTCTGCCATGATAATCATAGTAGGAGGTTTTTATAGTTGCACACCCTGAAGCAACATAGACGGTGTTTTTCCTGATGCTATGACTTTGCAGTAAATGCAATAGTAAGAACCTTCACACAATATTATCAAAGTACTCACATCAATGATCGCTGCTGCACTGCTGTCCAGATGTTTGTACAGATCATTGAGCACCTCGCGCAGCTTCTTCAGGGTCTTCTTGTTCGGCTGCAGGAGCATGGCCTGAAAGTTCACCGGCAGCCCGTATCTGGAGGAACGCGTTACATAAATACGCTCATGAAAAATCTTTGAAACCACCGCTGCCAACAAAAAGGAGGCAAGCACTGTCAAATGATACTTCAGCTCAAATGCTGTCGTAGGTGTGGTTGATataaaaactgtatttctgATCACAGTACCTTAAAACAGATTCCACGAAGACCCTTAGTGCTTTGATGTGGATCCACGCGATGAAGGCTTCACTGAAATTCACTTTCAGCCATCGCACGAGTGGGCCCTGCAGAGAAGTGAGGCACGTCACTGTTACAGCAGGAGAGGAATGCGTTTGCGACCAACAAGATAAAAACGTCCGTTTCTTATCAGACAGGtcttaaagaaaaggaaagagctacatttctctttctgtgcgAAACAAGTTCGTATTGTGTGACACCACCGAAAGATTTGTGTGTGCTCAGCGTTTTCTGactgctgctggctgcacaGCCAACACAGTCTAACTATTCTTCTTGTACACAGCACAGTGTAGGGGGGGTGACCTCCAgtctgctaaaaaaaacaaccgtTGTAATTTGAGAAACTTCTAAATGTACGTCATCCTACTGAAAACAGTGCTCGTTCGGTAATTTACCACATGGAAAACCTTTGAAACGGACGCCATTACCATGACAAAAAGgtcattttgacaaataaaagtaacatcattaaaaaataaagtgactAAATCCTCCCTGAAATGGATTACCTATCTCAGGCAGGATTTCAATCTTCACAATGTACTCAAAATGAATCCAATGGCTGAGAAAACTACACAGTACCTACTTACATTAAGTACAATACAGTATTCGCAACTTGAAAACAATTTCCTGTTCCATCACTTACAAACTGCTTCTTCTTATCCGTGGAGAGCCGCGTCATCTCCTCTTTGTCggccttcatctcctcttcgTTGTACTGGAAGTCCCTCACGGTGAACCTAGAAATCCGACGTAGCGGGCAGAAGTCAGCTTCACTTGATCAGGAATACTTCTGTTTGTATCGAAGAGAACTGGCTCAGATTCTTCTCACACTTGAAACATGTGAGAAGAATCTGCCCAGTTAATATATTTAGCGAGAGCCTTGCAGTCTGGCTTCTTCTGGAATAAGCTCATCTTCTCTTGGCGCACACGTTTCACACCTCTCGCCTGTGATTCGTTCAGTCCTGTgcaatgattgtgtgtgtgtgttagatccGTAGAGCAACTCTTACTTGTTCTCTCTGGCTTTGTGTTTGAAGTCATCGATGGCTTTCATAAATAGAGTGACACTGAACAGTCCACTGTCATTGTCTTCAAACAGCAGACTGGAGGGAAACACAGGTACTTGTTATACTGCTGTAATGATGGATAGCAAACTGTAGATGAACCTCAAAGCACAGTGGGAATATAAATACTCAATATAACACGTttgaaaaacaatacagatgaaatcaaaatgtgtttcatctAACTCTTAATGTGACATGACGACGTCACTTACTTTGAGGATCGAGGCACCACCATCTCAGCCAGGGTTTCGTACGTTTTCTGCCAGTCAGTGTATGCCGTCCTGCAAGAAACAAAGGACGAGGAGATACTAAGACAGCATTTCATTCAACTTTCTCCTGTATTACGCTGCCACTTGTTTCTCAATCCAATAGTTTGCACCCAGACATGCTTGCAACACTTGCCATACCAGAGTAGTAATACTCACTTTGGTACAACTACCAGCAGAGTGATGAGGTACTCTGAGTCAAGTACAAAGTCGTCCTTCTTGACGATGTCAGCCAGGCTCCTGGTCAGCAGGCTCCCCCTGGTGGCACGCGACAGTGTTACAATAACATGGACGCCACGCAGAGGAGGTGCCCACAGCTTTGACAAAGCATTTCAGAGTCACAGTAACTTTTCAGAGCATGCTAACGTGGTCGTGGAAACATGGGCAGCGACCCTTGAAGCTTGACTGACATGAataagcacaaacaaacaaacaaacaaaacaccacacaccTCCTGACACACTGCAACACGCTTCCTAAATTACTGGAAAATCTCTCTTTAAGTTCCCTAaaccaataaaataaagatacaaGAGAGGGATAAGTTCAAACCAAGCAGGTTTGTTTGATCAATTCTAGTGTGACAGTGCAGTTACAGGGGGAGCTGCCTGGAATAACCAAAGGGACAAGAAGTTAAAAGAAGTTGATATATTTTGCTAAAAGGCGCTTTGATGAGAGTTGAAAAGGCCGTGGAAGACACATTTTGGTCTAACTTAGATTTTCCAAACTGTTCTTCGTGTTTGGTCATACCTACTACGTTACTGCCTGTGAAAAACTCTTCAGCGTAAATGTAGATTTAGACTTGCACATTTTGTTACATCTTCGTGATTTACTTACGCATTCTTCCTTTCCAAGTTCTGCAGGTTTCCCTTCAAGTTGTTATAAGCTGATGCTCTGGTCTTCAAGTCATTGTCAATCTGGGTTACTTGCTGTAAAAGGTGAAGAGCATGGCTGAAATGATGtatgaatgacaaataaaatacagcGTAACGTGCTCTTTAAAGACACAGGGCATATTAGAGTAGCACAGGTGCACAAAGGCTGAACAGGCCCAGTGGGAAATAAAATCCTAAAAGCCCTCTACTGCCCCCCCCTTTGGGCTACACAAATATCGACAATTTACACAAATATGTGTACAAATATTGACAAACACAGTAGAGAGACCTACCTTTGAGATGATTTCAGAGATGTTTTTAAGTGACTGTTTGATGGGATATTTTGCCATGTCCCACTGAAATCTTGTGATGTAGGTGACAAGATCAACTGAAAAAGAGATAACAAAAGAACTGTCAGGCTATTATCTGCGTACTATCCGATTATAGTCAGATAGAAGTGGGGCAAAGCTACAATTTTATTACAGTGATTTGAGATACAGCTAAAATGGTAATTTCAGGCTCATGTTGTGTCCAAAGCACAGCAAAACAGCGTCCCTGTTGGATAATCCACAGATCTCACTGTACAGTATTCATTAGAGAGACGTTCTACTAAACAAATAgtcccaatgaaaactgttgcaACCTGTGTCTCGGACAAATAAAACCGAATTATCTGGTTAGATAACACAAGAGGTAagtgggaaaatgtgttttttggtcATTTGGATTATCCATTTGCTCCATCAACAGTTGTCAGTTCTTTCTCAAGATTGTAAAGAATATTTAACAACATGAGTGTGCATAAAGTTGTTATTAGCATTGCCCAGTCAACCTTGTATTGCACTATCCACcttacaaaatataataatggGGACACACTGTGTTGTAGCAGTCACCGTACCTCCGTTGGCCAGCAGGTTCTCCTGTACTTTGTCTCGACTGTCTTCCAGCACGTCGGCCATGTACTGAGCAACCTTCTTCACCACACTGTGAACAGCCGGGACACATCAAAACACGCCCCGCCATACACAAACTGCATGCACAAAGCCAGCGCAAACCGCACATTCACCCCGCACACCACCGCGACCTCATCCCCCAAatttaacacaaacatacacacagaccaAAAACTTTCACGTGTTCCTGTCAAGGTAATTTCCTGACACAGCAATTCATAATATGGCAGACTTGCAGAGTTCAAGATTTTTTTAACCACACCGTTCAGCAGCACATCAAAGCAGAACTGTGTCTACAGTAGTGAAGGAGAGACCGAGAGCCAGGTCACATCTCATGCCTAAAAAGTTCATCTGACACCTAGGTTTAATTTTGACTACCtataaaaaatgttattgttcaTATAATGACAAAGGACAACAAAATAATCCAATCAAAattgaaataaacacaataaa harbors:
- the atp6v1c1a gene encoding V-type proton ATPase subunit C 1-A is translated as MTEFWLISAPGEKTCQQTWDKMMAATTRTNNLSTNHKFNIPDLKVGTLDVLVGLSDELAKLDSFVESVVKKVAQYMADVLEDSRDKVQENLLANGVDLVTYITRFQWDMAKYPIKQSLKNISEIISKQVTQIDNDLKTRASAYNNLKGNLQNLERKNAGSLLTRSLADIVKKDDFVLDSEYLITLLVVVPKTAYTDWQKTYETLAEMVVPRSSNLLFEDNDSGLFSVTLFMKAIDDFKHKARENKFTVRDFQYNEEEMKADKEEMTRLSTDKKKQFGPLVRWLKVNFSEAFIAWIHIKALRVFVESVLRYGLPVNFQAMLLQPNKKTLKKLREVLNDLYKHLDSSAAAIIDSAMDIPGLNLSQQEYYPYVYYKIDCNLFDFKV